GGCCCGCGGCTTCAGCAGGCTGCTCTGCGTGGGCGCGCCCAGGTAGCGCCGCGTTCGCGCCGGGGAAGGCCGAAGCGGTGGTTCTCTGGGAaaatgacgtgtgtgtgtgtgtgtgtgtgtcaggctgcaggagctggCCAAGCTGCGGAGCCAGGAGCAGGACGGGGCCCTGAAGAGCCTGCTGCTGGACATCGACAGCAGGTAGGATCCTCAGAGCGCCGCCTCGGGGGGGCagagctgcaggtggttggGCCAGGCCTGGGTCTGCGGCGGTCGGAGCAGGCGCACGGCGGGGTACAGCGGCTCGGTGAACTGGTGGTGCGCCCGGTCGAACACGGGCGTCACGGCGGCGGAGAACCTCTGCAGCTCGGCCATGGCGTCGGCGTCGTAGAACACCAGCTGGCCGCGCTCGTAGTTcacccacacccccacccgGCCCGGCGGCGCCCGGCCCGCGCCCCGGCAGGCCACGTGCCGGTCGTTGTGCCACGCCGCCAGGCTGCCGCCGCGCAGCTCCACGCACCAGGAGTTCCTGTTGCGGCCCAGCTTGGCGCCCTTGTCGCGGCCCTTCCTGTCCAGGCGGGCGTAGGCCACGCCCACCGCCCAGGCGCCGCAGCAGCGGACGTCCACCTCCCAGTAGCTCCGGGCGGCGGCCAGGGGGGCGGAGCCCAGGGCGCAGCACACCCGGTCGAACTGCAGCGGGCGCTGCGCggccggggcggcggcggcggcggcggagaagCAGGCGCTCCGGCCGTCGGGACTCACCTCCAGCTGCCAGTGGCTGGTCTGCCGGTCCAGAGCCACGCTGCTCCAGTCTGGAGGCAGGAGAAAAACATAAGTCCTGATTCCGGCCCTCCcgccctgaaccctgaaccgcAGGGGGCCACAGGGTCCAGGTTCTGGATGTTTAAAAAGCTCCTGCTGGGCTCTGATCACCCTGTCCCCCCCATGCTGAGCTCTAGAGGGCGCCGTACCTAACAGGAGCGTCTTCCTCTCCAGCTGGGCCCTCAGGGTCCTGGAGATGGACGACAGAGTCCTCAGGAGCCTCTGGAACCGGTCCTCGTTCAGCCGGATCCCCTCCTCTGAGGCGTCGGGCCTTTTGGGACCCGGGGAGTCCTGGCTCTGGGGAAAGAGAGACGGAAGCAGAGACCCTGGTGACCCTGGTGACCCAGAGACCCTGGTGACCCAGAGACCCTGGTGACCCTGGTGACCCAGAGACCCTGGTGACCCAGAGACCCTGGTGAACCAGAGACCCTGGTGACCCTGGTGAACCAGAGACCCTGGTGAACCAGAGACCCTGGTGACCCAGAGACCCTGGTGAACCAGAGACCCTGGTGAACCAGAGACTCTGGTGAATCAGAGACCCTGGTGACCCAGAGACCCTGGTGACCCTGGTGAACCAGAGACCCTGGTGAAGCAGAGACCCGGTCTCGGCGAGCAGCGATTGGCTCCCACCTCGCCGTCCTCCCTGGCGTCGGGGCTCCTGCTCAGAGCGGCCTCCATACAGCTGATGCCCCGGCGGACCTGGTCCCGGTGCTGCTCCCAGTCCCTCAGGACCTGGTCCAGCTTGGCCCTGGTGCCtctcaggtccagctccagggaGTCCAGGACGTCCTGCTCGTCCTGCCGGAGGACGCGGTGCAGGCTCTCGAAGCGGTCCCGGACCTGCTGCTTCATGGCCTCCGTGGTTTCCTGTCGGAGCAGAACGGCGGCGCCGTGAGCGAGGCGAGGAACCCGCTCTGAGGAACCTGGACTGGTAGAACCTACAGACAGGTCCGCTCGGCGTTTCTTCAGGGACCGGAGGTGGGCCTCGGTCCTGGACCCctcggcctgcagctcctccagtcgcctcaccagctgctcctgctcacAGTTCAACACCACGACGTCAAGATACCCGTCATCAGACCTTCACCAGCAGACTGGACCCCGGACCCCACCTGAGAGGGCGCCGCAGCTTTAGCCGCCTTCCTCTGGAGCTTGGGCGAGCGAGGGAAGGGCTGGACGGGTGTGCTCTGGTGGTAGTCCAGCGGCGAGAGGCCCAGGCCgtcctgcagcaggctgtggatGCCTGCAGAGGGCGCCGCTGCGCCGGCGGACTCTCCGTCAGACATGTCTGAGGACGGTCAGAGCAGAGTCTCTTCAGGcttctgttttcctgtgaatatgaagcagagcagcagcttcagccgTTAGAAACAGGCAGGCATCCGTTTTTGCTCCGATTGTCTCGCTTCTGGAAACAGTCCAGTCAGTTTTCTGTCGTTTTTTTCAAGGTTCCAGAAGTGAAGTTTGAGGATTCTCGGCTTTAACTCTCACAAAACCTGCAAACGGCCCCACAACATTAGGTCTAGAAGCATCGGCGTTCACCCAGACCTGTTTTTACTGACACTGGAGCTCCTTACCTGAGttctcggcggcggcggcgtgaagAATGCTCCgactggagctgcagggaggaagtGTTTGTGCTGTGCAGGCTCCAGCCTGCCTCGTAGACCTCGTCCCGGCCTGGAAACCCGCTCGGGCTCCCCCGGGTGGCGCGCTCGCGCTGCCGATCAGTCTGAACTTGTCCTTCACGCGAGCGTCTGAAGgcgtggcgtgtgtgtgtttcaggtacGCCCAGTTCTACCGTCCGGACGAGTTCTGCCACTACAACATGTTCAACCATCACTTCTTCGGCGGGGAGGTGAGAGTCGAGTCCTGTTTCCAGCTCCGCGGAGTGAAGCCGTCTCACCGTGGCGCTCGGTGTGTCGCCAGGCCTCCAGCGGCGTCCTGAGGGCCTTCCTCGCCGAGTCCGCCGGGGAGAAGGTGGTGATGGTGGCCGACCCTCCGTTCGGCGGCCTGGTGAAGCCGCTGGCCAGCAGCTTCTCCCGCATATCGGAGCtgtggaggaagctgcagcccTCCGGTCAGTGTCGCCgcagaagtaaaaaaaacacctgtagGGGGCAGCAGAGCATCAACTGGGACACACTACAGAAAGTTGATTTGAAGTCTTTTTCAAGACCTGCGACAGTCTGGGGTCATGCAGAAACCAGGGCTTTCTTTAAGTCCAGAGCTCTGGTCAGGAGGTTTGGGACTGTATCGCCCTCTGTTGGTCGTTCTGTTGGGAAAGCAGAGCGTTGAGTCACGTTCGGCCGTCCAGGTGACGGTTCTGAGCTCCGCTGGTCAGCTCTCAGCGTTCTGACtgacgtgtttgtgtgttacagACAGCAGCGCCGCTCTCATACCCATGGTGTGGATTTTCCCATACTTCTTTGAGCCTCGCATCCTGGAATGCCTCCCGTCGTTGACCATGTTGGATTACCAGGTATCAGATTCCCCTGCTGCCCCAGCAGGCCAGAAATGAGTCAGAATGTCAGGAatgctgtgttttgttgtggaCCAGGTGGATTATGACAACCACCCTCTGTATAAACACGGCAAGACGGGCAGGAAGCAGTCTCCCGTCAGACTCTTCACCAATATTCCTGCTAAAGACGTGGTTCTGCCCAAAGACGAGGGCTACAGGTGCCACACCgttcaccctctcacccacccAATGTGCCACgaagaggaaagaaacatgCGTTAGTCGCATTTATTTAGAAGTTTCTTTCACAAAGCTGAAGACCAGACAGTGACATTTACTTTGGAGTAACAGAACAGGCTAATCAGTGTCTGCTATGCTAACATAGCGCGTTAGCAGTGACTCAGTCATGATTTATATAAGATAGAACTAAAACAGAGCCGGGAGCTGAGCAGGATGAATGAACACAACCGGCAAGCTCACCGAGCTCCCGGTCTCCAGCCGCTAAGCTAACGAGCTAACAGCTGATCCACGCTGattgctaagctaacagctagggTTTGTTTGGGGGCACGTTGTTTGAAATAACTGAAAGACTGAACACAGAGCGCCCCCTAGTGGCTGTAGACTGTAATATCTCCTCTTTGGTTACATATGTTCATATGTTACATATGTTCTGCTCGATTTGTCACAGAAACGGCTAAACGATGAAAAAGAAGTGTGTGAATCTGGTGTTTGAATGTTTGGGGCGACGtctggtgtgtgtctctcagatTCTGCTCGGTGTGTGAGCGATACGTGTGGTCACTGAACAAACACTGCTCCAAATGCAACCTGTGCCCGTCCAAGGTATCAaacccctgcacacacacacacacacacacacgcacacccctGAGGCTCGTGCACGTTTAAATCccgtcctctgtgtgtgtgtgtgtgtgtgtgtgaccaggACGGCCGTGAGTGGAAGCACTGCTCGGCGTGCGAGCGCTGCGTGAAGCCCTGTACGTAAGACTCCGCCCCCGGTCCTCTGCTCAGTGTTGACGGCGATGCTAACGGGATGCTAACGGGTTTCATCCGCCGGCAGCCTGGAGGCACTGCCAGGCCTGTGGGCGCTGCGCCCTGCCCGACCACCCCTGTGGCTCCGCCCACGCCGCCCGGGGCTGCTTCCTCTGCGGCAGCCTGCAGCACAAACGCCGAGCCTGCCCGGCGAGCGCCGCTCGCAGGAAGAACCGGTGAGGAGGGCTTCTGCTTCCTGTGGTCGCTGACCGGGCAGAGAATCACCTGCCGGCTCGTTTCAGGTTCCTGACCGAAGGACAGAGCGTCTCCGGTGAGAACCGAGCCAAGGCCAAGAGGAAGTCCGGAGCGGCTCGCAGGAACAGGAAGTTGTCTCTTCAGCCTGTGGCGTCGGCCGGGAGCTGAAGCGCCGCGCCTCAGGATCAgataaagt
The nucleotide sequence above comes from Salarias fasciatus chromosome 3, fSalaFa1.1, whole genome shotgun sequence. Encoded proteins:
- the zcchc4 gene encoding rRNA N(6)-adenosine-methyltransferase ZCCHC4 — its product is MVPGVSGVSRCDSELQSVRFEAEMEESGADGDGPGLEVVLPEEGRETPRCPHGPTLLFAKVCKGGESSRRFFACSACRDRKDCNFFQWEDEKVSEARLQAREAENRAKRPGTAQQDSWSRFVKFCGLGAHEQRFCLDCQLLLLPAEVASHAAHSTRLVGAAQLRRPSLLLRPLDNKKSQAQFLFTERSARFLLDALAARGFSRLLCVGAPRLQELAKLRSQEQDGALKSLLLDIDSRYAQFYRPDEFCHYNMFNHHFFGGEASSGVLRAFLAESAGEKVVMVADPPFGGLVKPLASSFSRISELWRKLQPSDSSAALIPMVWIFPYFFEPRILECLPSLTMLDYQVDYDNHPLYKHGKTGRKQSPVRLFTNIPAKDVVLPKDEGYRFCSVCERYVWSLNKHCSKCNLCPSKDGREWKHCSACERCVKPSWRHCQACGRCALPDHPCGSAHAARGCFLCGSLQHKRRACPASAARRKNRFLTEGQSVSGENRAKAKRKSGAARRNRKLSLQPVASAGS
- the LOC115386191 gene encoding E3 ubiquitin-protein ligase TRIM50; the encoded protein is MSDGESAGAAAPSAGIHSLLQDGLGLSPLDYHQSTPVQPFPRSPKLQRKAAKAAAPSQEQLVRRLEELQAEGSRTEAHLRSLKKRRADLSETTEAMKQQVRDRFESLHRVLRQDEQDVLDSLELDLRGTRAKLDQVLRDWEQHRDQVRRGISCMEAALSRSPDAREDGESQDSPGPKRPDASEEGIRLNEDRFQRLLRTLSSISRTLRAQLERKTLLLDWSSVALDRQTSHWQLEVSPDGRSACFSAAAAAAPAAQRPLQFDRVCCALGSAPLAAARSYWEVDVRCCGAWAVGVAYARLDRKGRDKGAKLGRNRNSWCVELRGGSLAAWHNDRHVACRGAGRAPPGRVGVWVNYERGQLVFYDADAMAELQRFSAAVTPVFDRAHHQFTEPLYPAVRLLRPPQTQAWPNHLQLCPPEAAL